From the genome of Alcanivorax sp.:
CGTTTCCCTTTGCCTACGGCCTCAAGGACCTGATCGGCAACGGCAAGGTCAACTTCTATTCAGCACTGGGCATTGTCAGCATCATGCTCACCGGCGGGATCGGGCTGCTGGAACTGGATGCCGAATACATGGCCATCAAGGAAGCGACCATCCCCGGCATTCTGGGTATCGCCACGGTAGGGTCGCTCTACACCCGCTGGCCGTTGGTGCGCACCTTTGTCTATAACGACAAGATCTTTGCCACCGAAAAAATCGCGGCAGGCCTGGCTTTCAAGGGCACCGAGACTGATTTCGAGCGCACACTGACCACCGCTTCGTGGATGATTGCGGGCTCGTTCTTTGTATCATCAGTCCTGAATTACGTTCTGGCCAAGGTGATTCTGCAAAGCCCGCCCGGCACGGTGGCCTTCAACGAAGAACTGGCCAAAATGACCGCATTGAGCTATCCGGTCATCGTCATACCGTCCATGATCATTTTCGCAGCCGCCCTGTTCTATCTAATACGCCGACTTACCCGGCTCACCGGGCTGAGCTTTGAAGAAATGCTGGAACAACACAAGTAATTACCACCTGAAAGGATTCTGACATGCTGTACGCCATCATCAGCCAGGACGTTGCGGATTCACTGCCGTTACGCAAACAAGCCCGCGCTGACCACCTTGCCCGATTGGAATCCCTGCGTGACCAGGGGCGTCTGGTGCTGGCTGGCCCCCACCCAGCCATCGACAGTGACGACCCCGGGGAAGCGGGCTTTACCGGTTCTCTGGTCGTGGCAGAATTCGACTCCCTGGAAGCCGCGCAGCAATGGGCAGACGCCGACCCCTATATCGCGGCCGGCGTTTACGCCGGGGTGGTGGTCAAACCGTTCAAGAAAGTGCTGCCCTGACACATCGCTTTGCGATTTTTTACAAAGCCAACAGGGTAAGCCACCCGAATTGTGATTATTGTTGCGCCGTAGCCTGCTCCCGTGCAGTAGACTGCGCCGCTTGAACAAAGGAGCCCCTCCAATGCTTAAACGTCTGACTCTCGCGTTGTTCCTGGCTGCCAGCTGGGGCAACACCCATGCTGCGGCGGCCTGGGTAGACGACAGTATCTATGTGCCCATTCGGGCAGCGGCCAATCCTGGTGGGCGCATTGTTCACCGCGGTATCAAAAGCGGTACCCGGGTCGAGTTTTTCGGTTTCGATGGCGACTGGGCCAAGATTCAGTATGGCGATATCGAGGGGTATATCGGCAAGCAGTACCTGAGCCAGTCTCCCACTGCCGCCATTCTGCTGGAGCGGGCCCGCAGTGACAGTGAGGCAGCCAAGGCCGAAGCCGCCAAGCTGCGCACCCAACTTGCCGAGATCAAGGGCGAGCGGGATGCCCTGGCCGAACAGTCCCAGACGCTAAAGGATTCACTGACCTCCCGGAGCGATGAACTGGAACAGCTCCAGGAAGTGGCCTCTGACCCCATTCGTCTCGACCAGGCAAACCGTCGCCTCAATGAAGAGCTGAGCCTGCTGCGTTCTGAACTGGATCAGGTTAAGGCTGAAAACGTGATGCTGCGCAGCAGTAATCGCTATCGCGAGTGGCTCACAGGCCTGGCCATCCTCGGTGCCGGCCTGGTGATCGGCTTGATCATGCGCTCCCGCTCAGGTCGTCGCCGCACCAGCGGCTGGGCGAACTAGTTCGTCTGCTCCCGGGCATGCAGGCCATGCCCGGGCGCCATCAGTGGTAAGGAAGGCCGGCCTGAACCTCGAGCCGCAACACCACCCCGGAAACACCCTTGTAATTCTCTTCCCTGGGCCAGAATACATAGGGCTCGACCTCATAGAAGAACCATGGTCGCCAGACACTGCGACGGAATCGCACGCTGGTTCGCCAGGTCTTTACCGCAGAAACCGGGCTGGTGAAACCATCAAAGCCGGCACTGGCGCCAATACCACTCTGATCGCCAAGACGAAAATAGACACTGGCGGACTGATTGAAATACCAGCCCCGCTCCATTTCGTTGAACTCTTCACTGATCTCCCATTCGCTGGCCAGGCGCACCGTGGAGCGTTCGGTGAATGGCCGGTCAATCTCGAACAGGCTGTTGGCCCCGAATCCATCCGGGTCTTCCCAGTACATTTTCTCCGTAAAACGAAAGGTGGCCAGGGTATTACCTACCGGGGTCGTGAAGCGGTAGCGTCCCCTGACAAAAGCCGTGAGCTCTGAGCGGACGCCGGCATCCAGATCCACATCCATGCGGTCAGGCATATTGACCATCCAGCGAAGGGCAGCACGATACCCGGTATTGTTTTCCCCCACTTCCTCTGGCCGGCTGTCCAGATCGTTGCGCAATTCGTCACTGGTGTCGTCATCATTGCGGAACATCAAGCTGAGGCGGTGCTGTGCATTGGGCAATTCCACACGGGCGCGCACCTTCAATTCGCTCTCGTCACCATCATGCTCCTGGAAACGGGACGCTCCGATTACGCGCAGCTGGGTGCCGGGCTCTTCGCTGTAGACCTCGTTGGGACCACCAAAAAAACCATCGACCCAGCGACTTGGTCCGCAGACCGTCCGGGACATCCAGCTATGGGTGCGATCTACCCAGCCATTGCGGTCACTATGGTGGGTACAGGGATGCGCACTCTTCCCCACCACTTCAGCCGGTGCCGGATCGGTGTCTTGTTCTGTTTCTGCATACACCCCGGGCACCAGGAAAATCCCCGCAACAAGCCAGAAAGACTGGCAAAACTTCCTGTTCATTGTCACAGAATAGCCCTACCGTAAAGCCTTCTACCAACAGTTTTTGACCGAAACCGAATGGGACTTATGAGCGGTCATTGGGTAGCATTCCCGAAGGCATTTAGATTAAGACTCGACTATGAATAACTGGCATAAAATTCGTGGCATCGCCGCTCTCATCGGCATCGTCATCAACACCCTTATCCTCTGCCCTGTCCTTTACCTGTTTGTGCTGCTTCGATTGGTACTGCGTTTTGAAAAGGCCCAAGTCATGCTCTCCAGGGTGCTTGTCGCCATTGCAGAGACCTGGATTGCCATCAATAACCTGATCGTTGCCGGCACCAGCCGGATCAAATGGCAGGTTTCCGGAATGGATCGTCTGGACCGGGACCAGTGGTATCTGGTCACCTGCAATCACCAGAGCTGGGCAGACATTCTGGTTCTCCAGCGTATTTCCAACCGCCGGATTCCGTTCCTCAAATTCTTTCTCAAGCAGGAGCTGATCAAGGTGCCGGTTCTGGGGCTGGCATGGTGGGGGCTGGATTTCCCCTTTATGAAGCGCTACACCAAAGAGGAAATTGCGAAGAACCCGGAACTCAAGGGCAAGGATCTGGAAACCACACGCAAGGCCTGTGAGAAGTTTGCCTACTTCCCTACCTCGGTGATGAACTTTTTTGAAGGTACCCGCTTCACCCAGGCCAAACATGATCAACAGCAGTCCCCCTACCAGTACTTGCTCAAACCCAAGGCCGGTGGCGCCGCGTTCACCCTGGGGGCCATGTCCGGGCATTTGCGAAATCTGCTTGATGTGACCATTATTTACCCCCCGGAAGCCCCCCGCTCCCTGCTTGCCTATCTGGGTGGCGCCATGGAGAACGTTGAGGTAGTTGTGACCCAACGTGTGATTCCGGCTTGGGCTTCAGAGGGTAACTATGAAGCCGATCCTGCCTTCCGGGAACGATTTCAACAATGGATTGCTGAACTCTGGGAAGAAAAGGACACCCTTATTGCATCAAGACTGGAGCAGCAGCAACGCTGACAGACTCCATTACAGAACAGGATGCCCGGCAAAGACCGGGCCTGGAATTCTATGTTTGGTCGATTTCTCAAACCGCGCTGGCAACACACCAACCCCGACATACGCCTGAAGGCCATCGAAAGGATGTCCGCTGTTGCAGAAGGCGACGCTCTTGCCCAGCTGGCACGTGGCGACGCCAGTGATCTGGTCAGGGCGGCAGCAACCACCAGAATCACCGATTTAAACCTGCTCGACGACATCCTGAATCAGGATAGCGCCCCTTCCGTGCGGGAATCCGCCTCCATGCGAATCATGGCGCTACTGGCCGGCACCTGCGAGGAAGCCCCGCCCCATGACACCCGTCTGCGCCTGGTTCGACTGACCAACAACCCGGATGTCCTTGCCCATGTGGCCAGACACAGCCCTGACGAACGCTGCCAGCAGGCAGCCATTGAACGCCTCGATAACCCGGCGTTGCTGATGACGCTGGCCGTGGATGGCCCCAGTGAACCCGTGCGCGTCAGTGCCGCCCAGCGCATTAACACACTGCCCGATCTGAAACGCCTGGCACGGGAAGGCCGAGACAAGCGGGTTGTGCGAATCGCCCGTGATGCCGCCAAGGCATTACAGGAACAACAACAGCAACAGAACGCGGAATCAGCGCGGGTTATCCAGCTGGCTGATCGTTTTGAGCAGC
Proteins encoded in this window:
- a CDS encoding TIGR04211 family SH3 domain-containing protein, whose translation is MLKRLTLALFLAASWGNTHAAAAWVDDSIYVPIRAAANPGGRIVHRGIKSGTRVEFFGFDGDWAKIQYGDIEGYIGKQYLSQSPTAAILLERARSDSEAAKAEAAKLRTQLAEIKGERDALAEQSQTLKDSLTSRSDELEQLQEVASDPIRLDQANRRLNEELSLLRSELDQVKAENVMLRSSNRYREWLTGLAILGAGLVIGLIMRSRSGRRRTSGWAN
- a CDS encoding YciI family protein, whose protein sequence is MLYAIISQDVADSLPLRKQARADHLARLESLRDQGRLVLAGPHPAIDSDDPGEAGFTGSLVVAEFDSLEAAQQWADADPYIAAGVYAGVVVKPFKKVLP
- a CDS encoding VC0807 family protein → MTNSTDTERASAPPAKKESLLANLLLNIIIPTLILSKLSSDEYLGTKLAIVVALAFPFAYGLKDLIGNGKVNFYSALGIVSIMLTGGIGLLELDAEYMAIKEATIPGILGIATVGSLYTRWPLVRTFVYNDKIFATEKIAAGLAFKGTETDFERTLTTASWMIAGSFFVSSVLNYVLAKVILQSPPGTVAFNEELAKMTALSYPVIVIPSMIIFAAALFYLIRRLTRLTGLSFEEMLEQHK
- a CDS encoding acyltransferase codes for the protein MNNWHKIRGIAALIGIVINTLILCPVLYLFVLLRLVLRFEKAQVMLSRVLVAIAETWIAINNLIVAGTSRIKWQVSGMDRLDRDQWYLVTCNHQSWADILVLQRISNRRIPFLKFFLKQELIKVPVLGLAWWGLDFPFMKRYTKEEIAKNPELKGKDLETTRKACEKFAYFPTSVMNFFEGTRFTQAKHDQQQSPYQYLLKPKAGGAAFTLGAMSGHLRNLLDVTIIYPPEAPRSLLAYLGGAMENVEVVVTQRVIPAWASEGNYEADPAFRERFQQWIAELWEEKDTLIASRLEQQQR